The Candidatus Schekmanbacteria bacterium genome has a window encoding:
- a CDS encoding DUF4190 domain-containing protein — translation MRWILFFCLPISFIRGIIFGHIALKQIQKSKQRGKIAVLFSITFGYFVIVATLLSLLTTNFVAH, via the coding sequence ATCAGATGGATTCTATTCTTTTGTCTGCCCATATCTTTCATAAGAGGCATTATTTTTGGGCATATCGCACTTAAGCAAATTCAGAAAAGCAAGCAGAGAGGAAAAATAGCAGTCCTTTTTTCAATCACTTTCGGCTATTTTGTGATTGTAGCAACTTTACTTTCATTGTTAACGACAAACTTTGTTGCTCACTGA